The DNA window TCTTTATAAAAGGGTAATTAAATAAAAACTATTTTTATGTGGCATTAATTTTTATATTTGTGCCTTTTCAATCGGATAGTTATAAAACAAAATGATTAAGCTTTGTAAATAAAGCTAACACAACTTATGAAAATAAAAGAAACACCACTTAGGGACTGCTATATTATAGAGCCAACTGTTTTTGAAGATGAAAGAGGATATTTTTACGAAAAATTCAATGAGAAAAAGTTTGAAGAATTAACAGGTATGAACGGACATTTCGTTCAGGATAATATCTCCAAATCAACTTATGGAGTTCTTAGAGGCTTACATTTGCAGAAAGGAGAAAAAGCTCAGGCGAAACTGGTGTCATGTTTGGATGGAAAGGTTCTCGATGTAGCTGTTGATCTAAGAGAAGATTCACCCACATTTGGAAAGTGGTTTTCAATTGAACTTACAGGCGAAAATAAATTGCAACTATATGTCCCAAGAGGTTTCGGACATGGATTTTCTGTTCTAAGCGAGACTGCTATATTTTCATACAAATGCGATAATCTCTATGACAAAGAATCAGAAGGTGGTGTTCTTTGGAATGATACCGAACTTAATATTGATTGGCAACTCCCCTTAGATGACATTTTACTTTCAGAAAAAGACAAAGTTTTACCGGAATTTTCTTTAAAATTTTTTTAATTCATTTTAAACTTTATGAGAACTAATGACTTAAGTTTCTGAGTTACATAGATATTATAAAGTAAATTTGAAAAATTGAATAACCATTGTCGAATTTATGTTAGTTTATTTTTTTAGATATTTACCCGGAATTTTTCTGATAGGAGATTATATTATTATCAATGTTCTTTTTATTTTAGGAAAACTATATTTTTTTGAATTTGATGAAAGAAGTTTTGCTCAGAATTTTAAAGTTCAATTTATTCTCCTTAATATATCTTGGTTTGTCATTACAATTATAACTAAGCCTTACAAAAGCTTAAAAATTATGGAGTCATCACTGCATTTTAATGCATTGACAAAATCTTTTGTCTTATTGGTAGGCGCTTCATTAATTTACTTAAATCTAATTTTTTCTGTAAAAATTGACTATAGAAATATAATACTTTATTTTCTATTGACTGGTTTCTTTATGACCCTCACAAGGTTTCTTTTGTTCTTATACCGAAAGAAAAACAGAGTGAAATTAGGAAGGAAATTGTACTCTTTTAATACAGTTCTTGTTGGAGAAAATAAATTATCAACATCATTATTATCAAATAAGGATCTGAGGAGATTTATGGGATTGAGAGGTGTTTATGCACCTATTGAGACAGAAACGAAAAATAGATATCTAGGTAGCATTGATAAGTTATTCGATGATCTGGAAAATACAGGTATAAACAGTATTATATTTTGTGATGACAAAATTGAAGTTGATTTATATAAAAAAATTGTAGAAGTTGCAGAGCATAAAATGATAAGGATTTATATGGTACCCGATTTCAAATATGTTAATCTCGGACCTTATTATTTTGATGTAATTCACGAGATTCCTTTTCTGAAATTAATTAGAGAACCATTATCGAATCCCAAAAAACAAATTTTAAAAAGAACATTTGATATTGGGTTTTCATTTTTTATAATTGTCTTTTTATTATCTTGGTTAATACCTATTGTTGCATTAATTATTAAATTAGAAAGCAATGATTCGGCATTTTTTTTGCAAAAAAGATCAGGACTCAATAATATACCATTCAATTGTATCAAATTTAGGAGCATGACTATCAATACAAATGCTGACCTTCAAATTGCTAAAAGAAATGATCCGAGAGTTACAAAATTTGGTGCATTTATGCGTAAAACAAGTATAGACGAATTGCCCCAGTTTATTAATGTTTTTCTTGGCCAAATGTCAATAGTTGGTCCGAGACCGCATATGATGTCCCAAACAGACATGTACTCCAAGATTACGAAAAAATATATGACAAGACATATTGTAAAACCCGGAATTACTGGATGGGCACAAGTAATGGGTTCAAGAGGGGAGATATTTTCTCATAGAGATATGGAAAAACGGATAGAAAAAGATATTTGGTATATTCAGAATTGGTCCTTTTTTTTAGATATTAAAATTATCTTTCTTACTTTGTACAATATTTTGAAAGGAGACGAACAAGCTTATTGATGATCCTAATGTGAAAAAGATCAAAACGTACCAAGTTTTAAAGAAAAAAACTTTTAAATAGCATATTGAAAACCACTTTATTAAAGTGGTTTTCTTTTTTTGATTTAAACTTTTTATTATTTCGTATCTTTGCAAACTCAAAATCAAAAAGATGCGCACAAAATCTGTAGGTAAAAAGAAAATCAATATCGTAACCCTTGGTTGCTCTAAAAATGTATACGACTCAGAAGTTTTAATGAGCCAGCTTAAGGCAAACGGAAAAGAAGTTGTACATGAAGACAGAGGAGATATTGTTGTAATCAATACCTGTGGTTTTATTGACAATGCAAAAGAGGAATCTATTAACACAATCCTTGACTATGTTGATGCCAAGAATAGAGGAGAAGTGGAAAAGGTTTTTGTTACTGGATGTCTTTCTGAAAGATATAAACCGGATCTTATCAAAGAAATTCCAGATGTAGACCAATATTTTGGAACAAGAGATTTACCTATACTGTTAAAGCACTTAGGCGCAGATTACAAGCATGAATTAGTAGGTGAAAGATTAACGACTACTCCAAAACATTACGCATATCTGAAGATATCTGAAGGCTGTGACAGGCCATGCTCTTTTTGTGCAATTCCACTAATGAGAGGAGGTCACGTTTCTACACCTATTGAAAAACTGGTTCGTGAAGCAGAAAAGCTTGCAAAAGTAGGAACGAAAGAATTAATTTTGATTGCTCAGGATCTAACGTATTACGGATTGGATATCTATAAAAGACGTGCACTTGGAGATCTTTTAAAAGAACTTGTGAAAGTGGAAGGGATAGAATGGATTCGTCTTCACTACGCATTCCCTAGTGGGTTTCCGGAAGATGTATTAGATATCATTAGAGAAGAACCTAAAGTTTGTAACTATATCGATATTCCTCTTCAGCATATCAACTCCGATTTATTAAAATCGATGAAAAGAGGAACAACTCATGAAAAAACCGATGCCCTTTTAGCGAAATTTAGAGAAAAGGTTCCTGATATGGCAATCAGAACTACTTTAATTGTTGGTTATCCAGGGGAGACCGAAGAAAGATTTCAGGAATTGAAAGATTGGGTTAAAGAACAGAGATTTGATCGATTAGGTTGTTTTACGTATTCTCACGAAGAAAATACAACTGCCCATGTTTTAGAGGATGATGTCCCTCAGGAGGTGAAAGAAGCTCGTGTAGAAGCTATCATGGAACTTCAGTCTCAAATCTCATGGGAGAAAAATCAGCAAAGGATTGGTGAGGTCTATAAATGTGTATTCGACAGGAAAGAAGGAAACTATTTCGTAGGACGAACAGAATATGATTCTCCTGACGTTGATAATACAGTTTTAGTTTCTGCAGATAACACCTATATTTCAATTGGAGAATTTGCTATGGTAAAAATTACCTCTGCGGAGGAATTTGACCTGTACGGAGATTTAATTTGATAAAAAATAAATAAAAATATTATTTTTTAGATAATGATGTTAAGTGTGTATATTTTCCATCGTATTTTTTACTGATTAGTATTTAATTAATTTTTTATTGTTAGATTATCTGTTTCACTGTTTTTTGGTTTAAATTTTTCATTCTATTCATAATCAGCTTTTTAGCTGTATTTATATGACGCTTGATTTTCCATTTTGAATGGTGGGTTTTGGATTTTTAATTATTTAGTACTAGCTTTGCCATAGCAATAATTTTTTATCAACATAGTATTTCTAATCCTAGAATATGTATATAAATAAAGATAATCCCGAATCTTTATTTTATATCATAATTGAACAGTTTGGGATTTGAAAATATATATTGTATAAAAATTATTAATGGAAAAAAATAATTAAAAATCTTAAACACTTATGAGAAAAAATTTATGGACAGCAATAATGCTTATTTCGTTTGCTATGCTGTCAAAAGCTCAGAACAAAGGGGTAGGTATTAATACAATTACTCCGGCCGCTACTTTGGATGTGGTTGCTAGTACTACGGATAAGACTATGCCCGATGCCGTTTTAGTTCCAAGAATGACAGCCCAGGAATTAGCAGCTAAAGATGCTGTATACATTGCCGCTCAAAATGGAGCATTGGTTTTTGTAACTTCAGGTGTAGGTACTACTGATAAAACAGGAAACATAACGGGTGCAGGATTTTATTATTATGATAATACCTCTTCTACCTGGAAAACGCTTGGAGGTGGTGGAACAACACCCACAGCATTTAGGTTAAATTTAGGTCAGGCAGCTTCTACTGCTTATGATTGGACAAATTCTAATTTTGATTTTTGGGAATTTACTTCAGGAACTCAATTGACGTTACCAACTCCAGCTTCTTTTAAGGATAAAACTATCTATATAAGAAACCAAGCGGGGGGATTACTTCAGTTTTCAGGAAATGATGGAATTGGTACTCCAAAGGGTTTAGCCTCTATTACCGCACAATCGGCGGTTCAAATATTTAGTAATGGTACAACTTGGTATCTGGTTGCAGGTAGAAATTAATAATTAAAAAACACAAATCAAGATGAAAAATGTTTTAGTGAATATAACGGGATGCTTCCTTTTATTTCTAAGTGCTAATAGTAACGCTCAGCTCCTTACTAATGGAAATGTTACTGCAGGATTAAGTGGTACAAATTATTTTATGGACGCCAGTAATTTTGAAGGTTTAGCAAACAAAAGCTTTGGTAGAGGAATGGGGTTTCCAAGAACAGATCTAACGGATTTTAGATTCAATACATCAACAGCGGATAACGAAGTCGTTCTTTCTGATTTTGATGGGATGGTGGTCTTTAATAGTACTACAGGAGATACTGTGACGGGACAAGGGGTTAAAACAAAAGTAGCTCCTGGATTCTATTACTTCTCAAACCCTGGAAATCCTGGAAATATTACAAACGGTAAATGGGTGGCGATAGGGGCTAATTCAGGTCGTACTAATATTCTTACCACAGAAACTGCTACAAATACTTTAATAAATAACGAACAAGTTTATGCCATTAAAGGAACATTTACAGCTACAGGTTCTTCAACTGCTGTAAGTATCCCTTCGCCAACAGGGATGACCGGTATGTATGGAATTACCATATATAAATCTGGAACTAATACAATATATGCCAGAGAATTATATTCATATGCACTAGGAACTACAGCAGGAAATGCAGTTACAGGGTCTCCCCACATGTCGGTAGTTTATCCGGCTGGAACGTATGATTATGTGCTGGAGTATTTAAAATAAAAGCATACTTATCTTTTATAAAAACCAATGAAAATTTCATTGGTTTTTTTTAGATATTTAACTAAAAAAATGGCGAATGTGTAATTTACTGATTTACAGTGTGTTTTAGAGCTGATTCTAAATGAATTTCTAGTAGTTAGTTAATTATGTTAACTTTTAGGCCTTATTTTTAACGTTTTTTAACAGTGGTCCTTAAAACGCCTGTCAATAGAGGGTTACAGACTTGGTTAACATATAATTGGGTTTTCGTTAACAGTTTTTAACATTTCGGCTATGGACTTAATGAGATTCATAATACATTTGCCAAGTCAAAACCAATAAAATTCAACATGATGAAAAGATTCATTCTCGTAATCATAATGATGATTTCAGCCTTTGGTGTTTATTCTTTCAAGAATAATGCCACAGATGCGAAAAAAACAAGTTATGCATCGTTCTACCACGATAAGTTTAATGGTAGAAAAACCGCAAACGGAGAAATTTTTGATAATTCAAAATTCACCGCTGCAAATAGAACGCTTCCTTTTGGAACTAAAATTAGAGTTACCAATTTGAGCAATGGAAAAGAGGTTACAGTGAGGATAAATGATAGAGGACCTTTCCATTCATCAAGAGCACTAGATATTTCTAGAGCCGCGTTCGATGAAATCGGAAATACCAATCTTGGTACAATTCCGGTGGAATATGAAATTGTCGATTAAACTTATGATTTATTAAATTTTAAAAGCCAACTGATTCAGTTGGCTTTTTCTTTTTATTATACATTCAATTCCAGCAATGCCGGGCAATGATCTGAATGTACAGCCTCTTTTAAAATTACAGCTCTTGAAAGCTTATCTTTTAAGGCATATGACGTAAAATTATAATCTAATCTCCAGCCCTTATTTTTAGCCCTGGAATTCTGCCTGTAACTCCACCAAGTATAATTATCTGGCTCATTATTAAAAAACCTGAAACTATCTATTAATTCACACTCTTCAATAAAGCTGGTCATCCACTCCCTTTCCATAGGTAAGAATCCTGAAACATTTTTTAAACGAACAGGATCATGGATGTCAATGGCCTGATGACAAATATTAAAGTCTCCTGAAATAATAAGATTTGGAATTTCTTTTTTTAAATTTTTGATATAATTCAGAAAATCATGACAAAACTGCATTTTAAAACCCAGTCTTTCCATATTAGAAGCTGAAGGGACATATACAGAAATTACTGAATAACCATCAAAGTCAGCACGAATAATTCTTCCTTCGTTATCATAACTTTCAATTCCACATCCATACTCAACATGATTAGGTTTTATTTTTGAGGCTATTCCAACCCCACTATAGCCTTTTCTGACTGCCGAATGCCAGTAGCTATGATACCCTTGCTTTTGAAGGCTTTCGATATCTATCTGGTCGTTTCCAGCCTTGCTCTCTTGAATGCATATGATATCCGGATCAGCGGTTTTTAACCAACCTAGAAAATCCTTGGTAAAAGCAGCTCTGATTCCATTTACATTATATGTGATTAATTTCATAAATAAAAGTAAATTTTTGGTCAAATGTAGGGAAATTAAAAGAGCGGACTTTGAAATTTCAAAATCAAATGCAAACAAAAAGGCGGAAAAAATCAATTGATTTTTTCCGCCCCTGAACCCAGAATTAATAAACTATGAAAAAAATTACTTGGGTTCTAAAATGCTAATTGGAATAATACATTCTTCTAATGATATTCCACCGTGTTGGTAAGTTTCTTTATAATAATTTACAAAGTGATTATAATTTTTTGGATAGGCCAGGAAAGTATTGTTTTTTGCAAAAATATACTTTGAACTTAAATTTCCTTTTGGTAAAAATAGTTTCTCAGGATTTGTAATAGCCCAAACATCTCTATCGTCATACGTTAAGCTCTTACCAGTTTTATAACGGATGTTTGTAGATGTTTCTCTATCTCCAACCACTTTACTTGGCTTTTTAACGTAAACTGTTCCATGATCTGTTGTGATCACTAGTTTATAACCGCTTTCGGCAGCTAATTTTATAATTTTTAGAATTGAAGAATTCTCAAACCAGTTATAAGTCAGGGATCTGAAAGTTTTATCATCACGAATTAACTGATCCACAATATGGTTGTCAGTTTTTGCGTGAGATAAGATATCAATAAAGTTATAAACGATCACCAACAAGTCGTTGTTTTTGTGTTGATTGAAATCATCATAGATCTTCTTTTCAAAATCAGCATTCAAAACCTTTAGATATTTCATTGATTTTGAACCTAAGCCAATTCTTTTCATTTGATCTTCAAGAAAGTCACGCTCAAACTCATTTTTATTTCCATCTTCATTATCATTAAACCATTTATCAGGAAAACGTTTTTCTATCTCAGAAGGTAATAGACCTGCAAAGAAAGAGTTTCTTGCATATTGAGTTGCTGTTGGAAGAATACTGTAATAATAATCTTCAGATACTTTATTGTAGTATTTCGTAAATAATGGTTCAACTACTTTCCATTGATCATATCTAAGGTTATCTACCATAAGTAAAAGAACCTTGCTTTTTTCAACCTCAGGCTTTATCTTATCTTTGAAAAGGGTATGGCTCATAGCTGGTTTGTCACTTCCATTTAGCCATTCTTCATAATTATTTTCAATAAATTTCGCAAACTGAATATTAGCTTCTTCTTTTTGAGACTGTAGAAGATCTGCAAATTCATTGTCTGTTACTTTATCGAATTTAATTTCCCAATTTAAAATTTTCTTATAATATTCAGCCCATTCCTGATAAGACTTGAGATAAGAAAGTTCCATAGATAGGCTTCTGAACTCTTGTTGATATTGCAAAATAGTTTTTTGCTCAACCAAATTGTCTTCCTGAAGATTTTTCTTTAATGATAAAAGAATCTGATTGGGGTTTACTGGTTTTAGAATATAATCAGCAATTTGAGAACCAATTGCCTCTTCCATAATGTGTTCTTCTTCACTTTTGGTAACCATTACTATTTTTAAAGAATTATCTTTTTCTTTAATCATAGGAATTGCTTCCAGCCCAGAAATACCAGGCATATTTTCATCAATTAATGTTAATGCAAATTTCTCGGAATCTATCAACTCTAGCGCTTCATTTACATTATTAACAGGAGTTACATGATAACCCTTTTTTTCTAAAAATACAATATGAGGTTTGAGTAAATCTATTTCATCATCTATCCATAATATTTTTTCCGACATAATATTTATTTTTTACATGGTTATAGTATCAAAAGTGTGACCAATTCATTATAAAATCTGTCAAAATGAACAGATAAAAAGTTAAATTATAGTTAAATGAAAATCCATTATTTTTTTTTATGTGGATATTTCATCTAACGGCCGGTCTTTATGTATTCTAGGGCTCTTTCCAAAACTTCATCTTTTCCTTCTTTTATTCCTTTTAAAGTAGGTTTAATGATAATGTCCGGGATAATTCCAATCCTTTGGGTTTCTCTTTGATCCGGGTAATATGCACCAAGACCTGTGAAGCTGGTTTCTAAGCCTGCAATTTTAAACCTAATGACATCTCCGTTGGCTCCGGAAGTGTAACTTCCGATCGTTTTTGCTTTAGGATGCTGCTTAAACATCATCGTTGTGGTCTCCGCCTGGCTCTGAGTATTCTCATCTATCAAAACTACTACATTTCCTTTATAATAATCATCATTTTTTCTTCCAATACTATTTTTTCTACTATAAAACATACCCGGATAAGTGGTTTCAGGGAAATTAAACTGATAATATATGATTGTCTCCGGAAGAAACAGTAAACTTAATGGTCTGATTGTTTGCCTAGGATAATTTCTTAAGTCGAAAATAATTGATCCGGTTGTCTTTAGATTTTGATACATTTCATTTAAATCTTCTCTTTCAATAATACCCATATCAACATAACCTATTTTTTTATCCTGATCGTAAAATCTCCATTTTTCAGGTGCTGCTTTCTTTTCATAAATTATATCTTTTAAAAGATATGTTTTTACCTTGAGAGCAATATTTTGTCCGTTCCTTTCCAGTTTAACTTCTATACTATCATTGTTGGAGAAAAGAAAGAGATTCTTTACCTTTTTTATTTTCCCCCATGAGTTTGAAGCTGGAATATATTTTGAAAATCCATTGACTATTTGTGGAATGGTTTTACCATTAATGTCATAAATTATGTCTCCGGGTTCTAATAAAGATCTTTCTTTCTTATATATAGTAGAATTAATTTTGGTGACGATCAGTTTCCCTTCTGCATAAGAATATTCTACAGGTACTTTCCTTCTTCCGTATTGATTTAAACTAATTAATGGTGAAAATAAAAAAGCATGAGAATCATCAGTTTTTGTGACCAATTCTGCTAATGTTAAATGGTAATTTACATCATTATCTATACTTATAAATTTAGGAATCATTTCTTTTAAAACATCATTCCAATTTTGATCTGTTTCGTATTTATAGGGAAAGAAATATTCTACAAAATTCCAATATCTGAATAACTCCAAAAGAGCAATTTTCCTGGAGATAAATTTTGAGCCCAGTGAGTCATCATTTCTGAAAAATATTTTTCTTCCTCCTTTTCCAAAATAATAGGGCTCTCCGATATATCTGTTTTTTTCGATAAATTGAAGTTTGTCAATCACTTCTGGACTGAATATATCTTCATTTTTCGTCCAGTCTAAATTAAAGTTCTTCACAAAATATACCTTGTTGTTATCAAATTTACAGGATGGACAACTGTCAACCTGTCCAAGATTGTCAAGCCATTGAGAAAAAAACACATTCAGTTGATTTTTATCATGAATTGTTTCAAGTTCTTCTATTTTATCAATCAATTGTTTGTCCCAGTCGAATGTACCCTTAGCAACATGAGGGTGATAATATTTTAAGAATCCCCATACTTTACAAAGGGATTCCAGCTTTTGGGTTTCTGAAACCATTTGAGCAGAAAAAGTATTTATACTTAAAAATAATAAAAGTAATGTAGAGAGTATCCTCATTCAATGGGTTCGTTTATTAAAGACTCAAAGATAAAAATCTCTACCTAATGATCTATGGTTTACAAAATTAAAGCCTAAGATTAAATTTCCCTAACTTTGTTTACTAATACTTCAGTTATCAAATGCAGAATAAGCTAAAAATTATCAACGATCCCGTTCATGGATTTATCAAAATTCCCCACGAAATTTTATTTGATATTATCGAACATCCCTATTTTCAAAGATTAAGAAGGATTTCTCAGACTGGTCTTCTCAATTTGATTTTTCCAGGAGCTACGCATACGAGGTTTCACCATGCTATCGGTGCCATGCATTTGATGTTCACTGCACTGGAAACATTAAAGCAAAAAGGAGTTAAAATATCTGACGAAGAAGAAAAAGGAGCCATGTTAGCGATCTTAATGCATGATATTGGTCATGGGCCATTTTCTCACGCTTTGGAAAGCATGCTGATGGATGATTGGCATCATGAAAATCTTTCATTATTATTAATGAATAGGTTGAATGAAATGTTTGATGGTCAGCTTTCCATAGCTATTGAAATGTTTCAGGGGCAATACCATAGAAAATTTTTCAATCAACTAATATCTTCTCAACTGGATGTTGACCGTTTGGATTATTTAAAAAGAGACAGCTTTTTTACAGGAGTTTCTGAAGGAAATATTAATACCCAACGAATCATCTCTATGATGAATGTTTGTGAAGAGGGCGAATTAGTAATAGACGCGAAAGGGATTTACTCCATTGAAAACTTTTTGACGGCAAGAATGTTTATGTATTGGCAGGTATATTACCATAAAACATCTGCTTTAGCTGAATTTATTCTGGTTAAAATTTTAGAAAGAGCAAAATATTTGGTTTCAAAAGGCATAGATTTACCGGCTACTGAAAATTTGAAATACTTTTTATATAGAGAAAAGAGTGCAGCAACAGATGAAGATGTTGAAAGATTTACACAATTGGACGATAATGATGTGATTCAAGCCATGAAATTATGGCAGAATTCTGATGATTTTATTTTGTCATATTGGTGTAAGTGCGTGATTAAGAGAGATCTTCCTAAAACAATTATTTCATCGCATCCATTTGATAAAACACTTGTTGAAGAAAAAATAAAAAACACCAATGAGTTTTTTAATATTGATAATGGTGCTGAATTAGTTCATGAGATTAAGAGAAAACTTTTGCCTTACAACACCAAAATGCAACCGATCTACTTACTACAGAAAAATGGTACGAAAATAAGGCTGGATGAGTCTGAAGATCAGCTTTTATCAGGCTTAATAGTAAATAAGACCAAAAGATATATTTTAACATTTCCAAGAGATTTATCCAAAATAAATTCTTAAAGAATATTAAAATTAACGATCGTAAAACTAAAAAATGTTTACGAATAAT is part of the Chryseobacterium paludis genome and encodes:
- a CDS encoding HD domain-containing protein encodes the protein MQNKLKIINDPVHGFIKIPHEILFDIIEHPYFQRLRRISQTGLLNLIFPGATHTRFHHAIGAMHLMFTALETLKQKGVKISDEEEKGAMLAILMHDIGHGPFSHALESMLMDDWHHENLSLLLMNRLNEMFDGQLSIAIEMFQGQYHRKFFNQLISSQLDVDRLDYLKRDSFFTGVSEGNINTQRIISMMNVCEEGELVIDAKGIYSIENFLTARMFMYWQVYYHKTSALAEFILVKILERAKYLVSKGIDLPATENLKYFLYREKSAATDEDVERFTQLDDNDVIQAMKLWQNSDDFILSYWCKCVIKRDLPKTIISSHPFDKTLVEEKIKNTNEFFNIDNGAELVHEIKRKLLPYNTKMQPIYLLQKNGTKIRLDESEDQLLSGLIVNKTKRYILTFPRDLSKINS
- the rimO gene encoding 30S ribosomal protein S12 methylthiotransferase RimO; its protein translation is MRTKSVGKKKINIVTLGCSKNVYDSEVLMSQLKANGKEVVHEDRGDIVVINTCGFIDNAKEESINTILDYVDAKNRGEVEKVFVTGCLSERYKPDLIKEIPDVDQYFGTRDLPILLKHLGADYKHELVGERLTTTPKHYAYLKISEGCDRPCSFCAIPLMRGGHVSTPIEKLVREAEKLAKVGTKELILIAQDLTYYGLDIYKRRALGDLLKELVKVEGIEWIRLHYAFPSGFPEDVLDIIREEPKVCNYIDIPLQHINSDLLKSMKRGTTHEKTDALLAKFREKVPDMAIRTTLIVGYPGETEERFQELKDWVKEQRFDRLGCFTYSHEENTTAHVLEDDVPQEVKEARVEAIMELQSQISWEKNQQRIGEVYKCVFDRKEGNYFVGRTEYDSPDVDNTVLVSADNTYISIGEFAMVKITSAEEFDLYGDLI
- a CDS encoding septal ring lytic transglycosylase RlpA family protein; translation: MMKRFILVIIMMISAFGVYSFKNNATDAKKTSYASFYHDKFNGRKTANGEIFDNSKFTAANRTLPFGTKIRVTNLSNGKEVTVRINDRGPFHSSRALDISRAAFDEIGNTNLGTIPVEYEIVD
- a CDS encoding exopolysaccharide biosynthesis polyprenyl glycosylphosphotransferase, with the protein product MLVYFFRYLPGIFLIGDYIIINVLFILGKLYFFEFDERSFAQNFKVQFILLNISWFVITIITKPYKSLKIMESSLHFNALTKSFVLLVGASLIYLNLIFSVKIDYRNIILYFLLTGFFMTLTRFLLFLYRKKNRVKLGRKLYSFNTVLVGENKLSTSLLSNKDLRRFMGLRGVYAPIETETKNRYLGSIDKLFDDLENTGINSIIFCDDKIEVDLYKKIVEVAEHKMIRIYMVPDFKYVNLGPYYFDVIHEIPFLKLIREPLSNPKKQILKRTFDIGFSFFIIVFLLSWLIPIVALIIKLESNDSAFFLQKRSGLNNIPFNCIKFRSMTINTNADLQIAKRNDPRVTKFGAFMRKTSIDELPQFINVFLGQMSIVGPRPHMMSQTDMYSKITKKYMTRHIVKPGITGWAQVMGSRGEIFSHRDMEKRIEKDIWYIQNWSFFLDIKIIFLTLYNILKGDEQAY
- a CDS encoding exodeoxyribonuclease III; this encodes MKLITYNVNGIRAAFTKDFLGWLKTADPDIICIQESKAGNDQIDIESLQKQGYHSYWHSAVRKGYSGVGIASKIKPNHVEYGCGIESYDNEGRIIRADFDGYSVISVYVPSASNMERLGFKMQFCHDFLNYIKNLKKEIPNLIISGDFNICHQAIDIHDPVRLKNVSGFLPMEREWMTSFIEECELIDSFRFFNNEPDNYTWWSYRQNSRAKNKGWRLDYNFTSYALKDKLSRAVILKEAVHSDHCPALLELNV
- a CDS encoding S41 family peptidase: MVSETQKLESLCKVWGFLKYYHPHVAKGTFDWDKQLIDKIEELETIHDKNQLNVFFSQWLDNLGQVDSCPSCKFDNNKVYFVKNFNLDWTKNEDIFSPEVIDKLQFIEKNRYIGEPYYFGKGGRKIFFRNDDSLGSKFISRKIALLELFRYWNFVEYFFPYKYETDQNWNDVLKEMIPKFISIDNDVNYHLTLAELVTKTDDSHAFLFSPLISLNQYGRRKVPVEYSYAEGKLIVTKINSTIYKKERSLLEPGDIIYDINGKTIPQIVNGFSKYIPASNSWGKIKKVKNLFLFSNNDSIEVKLERNGQNIALKVKTYLLKDIIYEKKAAPEKWRFYDQDKKIGYVDMGIIEREDLNEMYQNLKTTGSIIFDLRNYPRQTIRPLSLLFLPETIIYYQFNFPETTYPGMFYSRKNSIGRKNDDYYKGNVVVLIDENTQSQAETTTMMFKQHPKAKTIGSYTSGANGDVIRFKIAGLETSFTGLGAYYPDQRETQRIGIIPDIIIKPTLKGIKEGKDEVLERALEYIKTGR
- the porX gene encoding T9SS response regulator signal transducer PorX, producing MSEKILWIDDEIDLLKPHIVFLEKKGYHVTPVNNVNEALELIDSEKFALTLIDENMPGISGLEAIPMIKEKDNSLKIVMVTKSEEEHIMEEAIGSQIADYILKPVNPNQILLSLKKNLQEDNLVEQKTILQYQQEFRSLSMELSYLKSYQEWAEYYKKILNWEIKFDKVTDNEFADLLQSQKEEANIQFAKFIENNYEEWLNGSDKPAMSHTLFKDKIKPEVEKSKVLLLMVDNLRYDQWKVVEPLFTKYYNKVSEDYYYSILPTATQYARNSFFAGLLPSEIEKRFPDKWFNDNEDGNKNEFERDFLEDQMKRIGLGSKSMKYLKVLNADFEKKIYDDFNQHKNNDLLVIVYNFIDILSHAKTDNHIVDQLIRDDKTFRSLTYNWFENSSILKIIKLAAESGYKLVITTDHGTVYVKKPSKVVGDRETSTNIRYKTGKSLTYDDRDVWAITNPEKLFLPKGNLSSKYIFAKNNTFLAYPKNYNHFVNYYKETYQHGGISLEECIIPISILEPK
- the rfbC gene encoding dTDP-4-dehydrorhamnose 3,5-epimerase, with product MKIKETPLRDCYIIEPTVFEDERGYFYEKFNEKKFEELTGMNGHFVQDNISKSTYGVLRGLHLQKGEKAQAKLVSCLDGKVLDVAVDLREDSPTFGKWFSIELTGENKLQLYVPRGFGHGFSVLSETAIFSYKCDNLYDKESEGGVLWNDTELNIDWQLPLDDILLSEKDKVLPEFSLKFF